Proteins found in one Zea mays cultivar B73 chromosome 1, Zm-B73-REFERENCE-NAM-5.0, whole genome shotgun sequence genomic segment:
- the LOC100502407 gene encoding serine/threonine-protein kinase prpf4B, whose translation MAAGGEPSPLSPAKYSRLPDDAQPDASPKRRKRHHRHHHHHHHRRHRHADSPIPEAADEEVEEGEILDDASSVSAMEVNAESAAPQSSLAPEHFGNGADINTDATKMQAPAPPTLPSSKDRRRSLHGAPESESGGILSSDAEDNKGHGRRQSQSCSKSPKPRREKERRHKDGHHSSSSKDHYPKNRSRASPYSRHQSEAHSRDHLRSGERGDDTNGSDRESNDQNGKSGRHTTGTQENERERSSSHGIHDRHGDRHNDRHGSQERYRDDRTYRDKIDSLEATWKHRERSRSHSRSDLRESTRLRDQSRESERRIGSSMHRDHGSKRDTSKHRESDRVNSAYERERGRDAGDREWHRVKGSETHRAKEGRDKVSDSDRYRDSTRSKYSVSDGYKERTRSGEKGRDVDRKNRKFEEMKENYLKEEDEEKYQEKIEQQLAMQEEEDPEKIKEEARRRKEAIMAKYRQQQSQKQDMEAKPSSNDEEVRAMDGNVTMHQKDDNGSSSTGNDKAENKHDSSEVFDGKTDFSVGKSPAQNDTSTSTGAFTDERTIDVSGLGEGSPKSERSADMFCDDIFGESPAGVRKSGKGDGLHVERNALHDNWDDADGYYTYRFGELLDGHYEIIAAHGKGVFSKVVRAKDLKASKDDPEEVAIKIIRNKETMYKAGKQEVSILEKLASVDREDKRHCVRFISSFMYRNHLCLVFESLNMNLREVLKKFGRNIGLKLTAVRAYSKQLFIALKHLKNCKVLHCDIKPDNMLVNEAKNVLKLCDFGNAMLAGMNEVTPYLVSRFYRAPEIILGLAYDHPLDMWSVGCCLYELYTGKVLFPGPSNNAMLRLHMELKGPFPKKMLRKGAFTMQHFDQDLNFHATEEDPVTKTAVRRLILNIKPKDVGFLILNSPGEDPKMLSSFKDLLDKMFILDPEKRITVSQALSHPFITGK comes from the exons ATGGCCGCCGGCGGAGAGCCCTCCCCCCTGTCCCCTGCCAAATACTCTCGCTTGCCCGACGACGCCCAGCCCGACGCATCCCCGAAGCGCCGCAAgcgccaccaccgccaccaccaccaccaccaccaccgtcgaCACCGTCACGCCGATTCCCCGATACCCGAGGCGGCCGACGAAGAGGTAGAGGAGGGGGAGATACTCGACGATGCTTCCTCCGTCTCTGCTATGGAGGTCAATGCCGAGTCCGCCGCCCCACAGTCTTCCCTTGCTCCG GAGCACTTTGGTAATGGTGCTGATATTAACACAGATGCAACCAAGATGCAAGCTCCTGCTCCGCCTACCCTTCCATCCTCAAAAGATAGAAGGAGGTCACTTCACGGTGCCCCTGAGTCTGAAAGCGGAGGTATCCTATCAAGTGATGCTGAGGATAACAAAGGGCATGGACGGAGGCAAAGTCAAAGTTGTTCAAAATCTCCAAAGCCCAGAAGGGAGAAGGAAAGGAGGCACAAAGATGGGCATCACTCTTCATCTTCAAAAGATCATTATCCCAAAAATCGCTCTAGAGCATCTCCATACTCAAGGCATCAGAGTGAAGCTCATTCAAGAGATCACTTGAGATCTGGAGAAAGAGGTGATGATACTAATGGTTCTGATCGTGAGAGCAATGATCAGAATGGGAAGTCTGGCAGACATACGACTGGGACCCAGGAGAATGAAAGAGAAAGGAGCAGCAGCCATGGTATTCATGATAGACATGGTGATAGGCATAATGACAGACATGGCAGCCAGGAAAGGTACAGAGACGATAGGACATATAGAGACAAAATTGATTCGCTAGAAGCTACTTGGAAGCACAGAGAAAGAAGCAGGAGTCATAGTAGATCGGATCTAAGGGAAAGTACACGTCTTCGTGATCAAAGCCGGGAGAGTGAAAGACGGATTGGTAGTTCAATGCATAGGGATCATGGCAGCAAGAGGGATACAAGTAAACATAGAGAATCTGACAGGGTTAACAGTGCATATgaaagggagagagggagagatgcTGGGGACAGGGAATGGCACAGGGTCAAGGGAAGCGAAACTCATAGAGCTAAGGAAGGACGGGACAAAGTTAGCGATAGTGATAGGTACAGGGATTCAACACGCTCGAAATATAGTGTGTCTGATGGCTACAAAGAGAGAACAAGATCTGGGGAGAAAGGTAGAGATGTTGACCGTAAAAACCGAAAGTTTGAAGAAATGAAGGAAAATTATCTCAA GGAGGAAGATGAAGAGAAGTACCAAGAGAAAATAGAACAGCAGTTAGCAATGCAGGAGGAAGAGGACCCTGAAAAAATCAAAGAGGAAGCAAGGAGGAGGAAAGAAGCTATCATGGCGAAGTACAGGCAGCAGCAATCACAGAAGCAGGATATGGAAGCTAAACCAAGCAGCAATGATGAAG AAGTAAGAGCTATGGATGGAAATGTAACTATGCATCAGAAAGATGATAACGGTAGCAGTTCCACGGGCAATGACAAAGCTGAAAATAAGCATGATTCTTCAGAGGTATTTGATGGCAAAACCGACTTTTCTGTGGGAAAGTCTCCTGCTCAAAATGATACTTCAACTAGCACGGGAGCATTCACTGATGAGAGGACAATAGATGTTTCAGGTCTTGGAGAGGGTTCTCCCAAG AGTGAGAGATCAGCAGACATGTTTTGTGATGACATTTTCGGAGAATCACCTGCGGGAGTTAGAAAATCG GGCAAGGGTGATGGTTTGCATGTTGAGAGAAATGCTCTTCATGACAACTGGGATGATGCAGATGGGTACTACA CTTACCGGTTCGGAGAATTGCTGGATGGCCATTACGAAATCATAGCAGCACATGGGAAGGGTGTGTTCTCAAAAGTCGTGCGGGCAAAAGATCTTAAAGCGAGTAAAGATGATCCTGAAGAAGTTGCTATCAAAATTATTCGCAACAAGGAGACAAT GTACAAGGCTGGTAAGCAAGAGGTTTCAATACTGGAAAAACTTGCAAGTGTGGACCGTGAGGACAAACGCCACTGCGTGCGGTTTATTTCTAGTTTCATGTACCGGAACCATCTTTGCTTAGTTTTTGAATCTCTCAATATGAATCTTCGTGAGGTTTTAAAGAAATTTGGTCGTAATATTGGGCTTAAACTGACTGCGGTGAGGGCATATTCAAAGCAGCTTTTCATCGCCCTGAAGCACCTGAAGAACTGCAAAGTTTTGCACTGTGATATTAAACCTGACAATATGCTG GTGAATGAGGCTAAGAATGTGCTCAAGCTATGTGATTTTGGGAATGCTATGCTTGCTGGTATGAATGAAGTTACGCCTTATCTTGTTAGCCGTTTCTATCGGGCACCTGAGATCA TTCTTGGGTTAGCCTATGATCATCCTTTAGACATGTGGTCAGTTGGCTGCTGTCTATATGAGCTTTATACCGGTAAAGTCTTATTTCCTGGTCCATCAAACAATGCCATGCTTCGGCTTCATATGGAATTGAAGGGTCCATTCCCTAAGAAGATGCTTCGAAAG GGTGCCTTTACTATGCAACACTTTGATCAAGATCTCAATTTTCATGCTACCGAGGAGGATCCTGTGACAAAAACG GCTGTGAGAAGGTTAATTTTGAACATTAAACCAAAGGATGTCGGTTTTTTGATTTTGAACTCTCCTGGCGAGGATCCAAAAATGCTATCCAGTTTTAAAGATCTTCTTGATAAAATGTTTATATTAGATCCAGAAAAGAGGATAACCGTATCACAAGCACTTAGCCATCCATTTATCACTGGCAAGTGA